In Rutidosis leptorrhynchoides isolate AG116_Rl617_1_P2 chromosome 2, CSIRO_AGI_Rlap_v1, whole genome shotgun sequence, one genomic interval encodes:
- the LOC139888181 gene encoding uncharacterized protein → MRKLDSKEGANDIYRIAKARERRRRDIDNIKFIKDEAGQTIVKEDEIRKRWEGYFQSLFVGEGPGRQEDPQDLGIGHFQNNNFCRRISQEEVRSALRKMGRNKAVGPDQIPIEAWRCLGEDGVR, encoded by the exons ATGAG GAAACTAGACTCCAAAGAAGGAGCAAATGATATTTACAGGATTGCTAAAGCTAGGGAGCGTAGGAGGAGGGATATAGATAACATCAAGTTCATCAAGGATGAAGCCGGTCAAACCATAGTAAAGGAAGAcgaaattaggaaaagatgggaagggtaTTTCCAATCTCTATTCGTGGGTGAAGGACCCGGGCGCCAAGAGGACCCGCAGGACTTGGGAATAGGACATTTCCAGAACAACAATTTCTGTAGGAGAATCAGTCAGGAAGAAGTAAGATCGGCACTACGAAAGATGGGTAGAAACAAAGCTGTTGGACCAGACCAGATCCCAatagaggcgtggcggtgcctAGGCGAGGATGGTGTCAG gtag
- the LOC139888182 gene encoding protein REVERSION-TO-ETHYLENE SENSITIVITY1, with protein sequence MKTVPSCDVEDQIYTTGDEHELWPLDEINPTKSKFPCCLVWTPLPVVSWLAPFIGHVGLCMEDGTVIDFSGSNLVNVDEFAYGSVARYIQLNREQCCFPPNLASHTCTQRYKHAEKGTAISWDAAIQLSRRHFEHKSYNLFTCNCHSFAANFLNRVCYGGSMDWNMMNVAALVLFKGCWVDATAVVRSFMPFIVMVCFGVTIVGWPFLIGLFSFCFILIVWFTIGTYFLKSLLEC encoded by the exons ATGAAAACGGTACCGTCATGTGATGTTGAAGATCAAATATATACTACAGGTGATGAGCATGAATTGTGGCCTTTAGATGAAATTAACCCAACAAAATCAAAATTCCCTTGTTGCTTGGTGTGGACCCCACTTCCAGTAGTCTCGTGGTTGGCGCCTTTTATTGGTCATGTTGGTTTATGCATGGAAGATGGGACCGTTATAGATTTCTCTGGTTCAAATTTAGTAAACGTTGATGAATTTGCTTATGGTTCGGTTGCAAGATACATTCAACTTAACCGGGAGCAG TGTTGTTTCCCACCGAACCTCGCAAGTCACACATGCACGCAACGTTACAAACATGCCGAAAAAGGCACCGCCATTAGCTGGGACGCTGCGATCCAGTTAAGTAGGCGTCACTTTGAGCACAAATCATACAATCTTTTCACATGTAACTGCCATTCTTTTGCTGCTAACTTTTTAAACCGAGTCTGTTATGGTGGATCGATGGATTGGAACATGATGAATGTGGCGGCTCTTGTATTGTTCAAAGGTTGTTGGGTTGATGCTACGGCGGTCGTTAGATCTTTTATGCCGTTTATTGTGATGGTTTGTTTCGGTGTCACCATTGTCGGGTGGCCTTTCTTGATCGGTCTTTTTTCGTTTTGTTTTATTCTGATTGTTTGGTTCACGATAGGTACATATTTCCTGAAAAGTTTACTGGAATGTTAG